One genomic window of Choloepus didactylus isolate mChoDid1 chromosome 27, mChoDid1.pri, whole genome shotgun sequence includes the following:
- the LOC119521703 gene encoding 40S ribosomal protein S24-like: MNDTVTIRTRKFMTNRLLQRKQMVIDILHPGKATVPKTEIREKLAKMYKTTPDVIFVFGFRTHFGGGKTTGFGMIYDSLDYAKKNEPKHRLARHGLYEKKKTSRKQRKERKNRMKKVRGTAKANVGAGKK; the protein is encoded by the coding sequence ATGAATGACACGGTAACCATCCGGACCAGGAAATTCATGACCAACCGACTACTTCAGCGGAAACAAATGGTCATCGATATTCTTCACCCTGGAAAGGCAACAGTACCTAAGACAGAAATTCGGGAAAAACTAGCCAAAATGTACAAGACTACACCAGATGTCATCTTTGTATTTGGATTCAGAACCCATTTTGGTGGTGGCAAGACAACTGGCTTTGGCATGATTTATGACTCCTTGgattatgcaaagaaaaatgaacccaaaCACAGACTTGCAAGACATGGTCTGTATGAGAAGAAAAAGACCTCCAGAAAACAGCGAAAGGAACGcaagaacagaatgaagaaagtcaGGGGGACTGCAAAGGCCAATGTTGGTGCTGGCAAAAAGTGA